From Oryza sativa Japonica Group chromosome 4, ASM3414082v1, one genomic window encodes:
- the LOC112938705 gene encoding small ribosomal subunit protein uS7cz/uS7cy has product MSRRGTAEKRTAKSDPIFRNRLVNMVVNRIMKDGKKSLAYQILYRAVKKIQQKTETNPLLVLRQAIRRVTPNIGVKTRRNKKGSTRKVPIEIGSKQGRALAIRWLLEASQKRPGRNMAFKLSSELVDAAKGGGGAIRKKEATHRMAEANRALAHFR; this is encoded by the coding sequence ATGTCACGTCGAGGTACTGCAGAAAAAAGAACTGCAAAATCCGATCCAATTTTTCGTAATCGATTAGTTAACATGGTGGTTAACCGTATTATGAAAGACGGAAAAAAATCATTGGCTTATCAAATTCTCTATCGAGCCGTGAAAAAGATTCAACAAAAGACAGAAACAAATCCACTATTGGTTTTACGTCAAGCAATACGTAGAGTAACTCCCAATATAGGAGTAAAAACAAGACGTAATAAAAAAGGATCGACGCGGAAAGTTCCGATTGAAATAGGATCTAAACAAGGAAGAGCACTTGCCATTCGTTGGTTATTAGAAGCATCCCAAAAGCGTCCGGGTCGAAATATGGCTTTCAAATTAAGTTCCGAATTAGTAGATGCTGCCAAAGGGGGTGGGGGTGCCATACGCAAAAAGGAAGCGACTCATAGAATGGCAGAGGCAAATAGAGCTCTTGCACATTTTCGTTAA